Proteins encoded within one genomic window of Halocatena marina:
- a CDS encoding bacterio-opsin activator domain-containing protein, whose protein sequence is MNRNLDPPIRLLYAADSAEDDEFYRVLERQPDFSAVGFSHEKTLDHVISADCVVVRHGTGVDGIAVLETVRERYPDLPVVLLGPDDGVLASRAIAANVSEFVPFAGEDSPTYLVERVRSAVAAGPRDNGLQLSIEAIGVREKFQLKERAIEEAPVGITISDAEQPDNPLIYINDAFEKLTGYTKEETIGRNCRFLQGDESDPGAVAAMREAIDREESVSVELVNYRKNGETFWNEVDIAPVRNETSETTNFVGFQTDVTARKEAELELKREQQRLEHLLTRIEGLLQDVHSDLVQAVSRADVESAVCERIAAEDPYEFCWIGVPDLSHDTIVATAQAGAWSPDNAVLDIDLTTDSADISPIVETYETECAQVIDDPNDLAVIVENVPSTVGDADCKAVATIPLVYRETLYGVLIVCTTEEDALNEREAVVLEALGRATATAINALERERIIVADSVVELDFEMRDLFFVDLSARHSSDVEYNGSIYRTDRSMLMFFTADIDLALIEKSIEQYPDVDDVTLVSAHDGGNLFEFTVRKNSIITTLAERGAKTRSMRATNGTGHVSVELPTEADARAIVAMLKEQYPNTELTRYREQERPPETKQEFIEQLKDTLTERQLTALQTAYVSGFYERKRPISSDELAETMGIARSTFHQHLRAAEGKLIAELFD, encoded by the coding sequence ATGAACCGGAATCTCGACCCGCCGATCCGGCTTCTCTACGCAGCTGATTCGGCCGAGGATGACGAGTTCTATCGGGTGCTCGAACGACAGCCGGATTTTTCCGCTGTCGGATTCAGTCACGAAAAAACTCTCGATCACGTCATCAGTGCTGATTGTGTCGTGGTCCGTCACGGAACAGGCGTCGACGGTATCGCTGTTCTCGAAACGGTTCGTGAACGTTATCCTGATCTTCCGGTCGTCCTCCTCGGTCCAGATGACGGAGTTCTCGCTAGCCGAGCGATCGCGGCCAATGTCTCCGAGTTCGTCCCGTTCGCGGGTGAGGACTCTCCCACATATCTCGTCGAACGCGTTCGGTCTGCGGTCGCCGCTGGACCAAGAGACAACGGTCTACAGTTATCGATCGAAGCGATCGGCGTGCGAGAGAAGTTTCAACTCAAGGAACGAGCAATAGAGGAGGCACCAGTCGGTATTACGATTTCAGACGCAGAACAGCCAGACAATCCTCTCATCTACATCAACGACGCGTTTGAGAAGCTCACCGGATACACAAAAGAGGAAACGATCGGTCGAAACTGCAGATTTCTGCAGGGGGACGAATCAGATCCGGGCGCAGTCGCGGCCATGCGTGAGGCCATCGATCGAGAAGAGTCGGTGTCTGTCGAACTCGTGAACTACCGAAAGAACGGCGAAACGTTCTGGAATGAAGTCGATATCGCGCCGGTCCGCAATGAGACCAGCGAGACCACCAACTTCGTCGGCTTCCAGACCGACGTGACGGCGCGCAAAGAGGCGGAGCTCGAACTAAAACGCGAACAACAACGACTCGAACACCTATTAACTCGAATTGAGGGACTTCTTCAGGACGTCCACAGCGATCTCGTTCAGGCGGTGAGCCGCGCGGATGTCGAGAGCGCGGTCTGTGAGCGCATTGCGGCCGAGGATCCGTACGAATTCTGCTGGATTGGTGTGCCTGATCTTTCGCACGACACTATCGTGGCAACTGCGCAAGCGGGAGCGTGGTCTCCCGACAATGCAGTTCTCGACATCGATCTCACAACCGACTCGGCCGACATATCCCCTATCGTCGAGACGTACGAAACCGAGTGCGCTCAAGTGATTGATGATCCAAACGACCTCGCCGTGATCGTCGAAAATGTACCTTCAACTGTGGGTGATGCTGACTGCAAGGCGGTGGCCACAATTCCACTCGTCTACCGCGAGACGCTGTACGGCGTCCTCATCGTCTGTACGACTGAAGAAGACGCACTGAACGAGCGCGAGGCGGTCGTCTTGGAAGCACTGGGACGCGCAACAGCAACCGCGATTAATGCCCTTGAACGCGAGCGGATCATTGTAGCAGATAGCGTGGTCGAACTTGACTTCGAGATGCGGGATCTCTTTTTCGTCGACCTCTCCGCTCGACACAGCTCCGATGTCGAGTACAACGGATCGATCTATCGAACGGACCGGTCGATGCTCATGTTCTTTACGGCTGATATCGATCTGGCATTGATCGAGAAGAGCATCGAGCAGTATCCAGATGTTGACGACGTGACGCTTGTCAGCGCACACGACGGCGGGAATCTTTTCGAATTCACCGTCAGAAAGAATTCGATCATTACAACACTTGCAGAGCGAGGGGCAAAGACACGTTCAATGAGAGCCACCAATGGAACCGGACACGTGTCGGTCGAGCTTCCCACGGAAGCCGATGCACGAGCCATCGTTGCAATGCTCAAAGAGCAGTATCCAAACACTGAACTCACCAGATACCGAGAGCAAGAACGACCCCCGGAGACAAAGCAGGAATTCATCGAACAGCTCAAAGACACGCTTACGGAGCGTCAGCTGACGGCGCTCCAGACAGCATATGTGAGTGGGTTCTACGAGAGGAAACGCCCTATCTCTAGTGACGAGTTGGCCGAGACGATGGGTATCGCGCGCTCGACGTTCCACCAGCATCTCCGTGCGGCAGAAGGGAAACTTATCGCGGAACTCTTTGATTGA
- a CDS encoding glycoside hydrolase family 18 protein, with protein sequence MIDKTTETQTRRRTVLRTAGVLATTPLLGRIAGVGRAEPDTITHPRIVGYYPSWAGDYTPSDVPYDKLTHLQYAFLEPQSDGTVVVGSAAEEDLLSELQTYDNEDTVFVLSISSGWYSGTFSDAASTPERRQRFAKTAIDIMEKYNFDGLDLDWEFPDGTVRAEDPHNFTLLLEECRKQLDSRIGSWTSLSIAGSQNYNTIDQAYEVDIISDYLDYVNVMTYDFNGGWSNDTNFNAPLYAASDDPDGNTTFNANYAMEHWASKSIATDKLVVGMPFYGRSFSGVAPANDGLYNSFDSETAETYQTIEETIKPQSDYEYHWHPDAAVPWLYSAADQTFISYDDADSIANKAEYARESDFGGAMCWELSQDPSNTLIDEIHSVFDS encoded by the coding sequence ATGATAGATAAGACGACAGAGACACAGACACGGAGACGTACCGTACTGCGAACTGCAGGAGTACTAGCAACAACGCCGCTCCTCGGGCGTATTGCAGGAGTGGGTCGTGCCGAACCGGATACCATCACCCACCCGCGGATCGTCGGCTACTATCCTTCGTGGGCTGGGGACTACACTCCTTCAGACGTTCCGTATGATAAGCTCACTCACCTGCAGTACGCGTTCCTCGAACCGCAGTCAGATGGCACAGTTGTCGTGGGCAGCGCTGCAGAAGAAGACCTTCTCAGCGAACTCCAGACCTATGACAACGAGGACACGGTATTCGTTCTGTCGATCAGTTCAGGTTGGTACTCAGGGACGTTTTCCGATGCTGCCTCCACGCCCGAGCGACGCCAGCGATTCGCGAAAACGGCCATCGATATAATGGAGAAATACAATTTCGATGGCCTTGATTTGGACTGGGAGTTCCCAGACGGAACGGTTCGGGCCGAGGACCCACACAACTTCACACTCCTGTTAGAAGAGTGTCGCAAGCAACTCGATTCGAGAATCGGCTCGTGGACCAGCCTGAGTATCGCAGGATCACAGAATTACAACACGATCGATCAGGCGTACGAAGTCGATATCATTAGTGACTATCTAGATTATGTCAACGTGATGACTTACGATTTCAACGGTGGATGGAGTAACGACACCAATTTCAACGCCCCGTTGTACGCGGCATCGGACGATCCGGACGGTAACACCACGTTCAATGCCAACTACGCGATGGAGCACTGGGCGAGCAAATCGATAGCGACGGACAAGCTCGTCGTGGGAATGCCATTCTATGGTCGCTCGTTCTCCGGAGTGGCTCCAGCCAACGATGGCTTGTACAATTCGTTCGATTCGGAAACAGCAGAAACGTATCAGACCATCGAAGAAACGATCAAGCCACAATCCGATTACGAATACCACTGGCATCCCGACGCAGCGGTACCGTGGTTGTATTCCGCTGCGGATCAAACGTTCATCTCCTACGACGATGCAGACTCGATTGCGAATAAAGCGGAATACGCGCGGGAATCTGATTTTGGTGGAGCGATGTGTTGGGAACTCTCCCAAGATCCCAGCAACACGCTCATCGACGAAATACATAGTGTATTTGATAGCTGA
- a CDS encoding NAD(P)/FAD-dependent oxidoreductase, with translation MTVLVVGAGLAGLVAARRLAVAGLDVRLFERRGEIGGRVRTQRREGFTLDRGFQVLFTAYPAARRELDFDALELRYFTPGATIARPSNRSVLSDPFRDPHTAIETLLNDEISLADKLRVLILQRELRNRDPETIFPGPEVSVETYLINRGFSRTFVDSFAAPFYGGITLDRSLSTAAAVFEYTFKMLSEGRIAVPAEGMGALPAQIAAGARTAGVQIETDTEVVAVESTVDSDVPSADVTIDLGEETIHGDSAIVATDPITARALTDVASIPTDSRGCTTQYYALPQSEALAMGKRLLLNAHDGEPNHIAPLSAVAPEYAPADQQLLCATFLRPPDTDADVGIDPDELATQSRTALESWFPEYRFDDLTVVHTDHVQFAQFDQPPGIHATVPNVAAPDGSVYLAGDYTGWSSIQSALQSGRRAARAILNEHN, from the coding sequence ATGACTGTTCTCGTCGTCGGGGCTGGATTGGCAGGGCTTGTTGCTGCCCGTCGTCTCGCTGTGGCCGGACTCGATGTTCGGCTGTTCGAGCGACGTGGTGAAATCGGTGGACGCGTCCGCACTCAGCGGCGAGAGGGTTTCACTCTCGATCGTGGCTTTCAGGTGCTGTTTACTGCATACCCGGCTGCCCGTCGAGAGTTGGATTTCGATGCGTTGGAGCTTCGGTATTTCACACCGGGTGCGACAATTGCTCGTCCCTCGAACAGATCGGTGCTGTCAGATCCGTTTCGAGACCCTCACACGGCGATCGAGACGTTGCTCAACGACGAGATCAGTTTGGCCGATAAACTCCGAGTGCTCATACTCCAGCGTGAGCTCCGCAATCGAGATCCGGAGACGATTTTCCCCGGTCCAGAGGTGTCTGTCGAAACGTATCTCATCAATCGCGGGTTCTCACGGACATTCGTCGATTCGTTCGCGGCTCCCTTCTACGGAGGGATTACCCTCGATCGGTCGCTCTCGACGGCAGCTGCGGTCTTCGAGTACACGTTCAAAATGCTGAGTGAGGGTCGTATTGCGGTTCCTGCGGAAGGGATGGGAGCACTCCCGGCACAGATCGCTGCTGGCGCTCGGACTGCTGGCGTCCAAATCGAAACAGACACTGAAGTCGTAGCCGTCGAGTCTACCGTTGACAGCGATGTGCCATCCGCTGACGTGACAATTGATCTCGGAGAAGAGACGATACACGGCGACAGCGCAATCGTCGCAACTGATCCCATAACAGCGCGTGCACTCACCGACGTCGCGTCTATCCCAACAGACAGTCGAGGGTGCACCACGCAGTATTACGCCCTTCCCCAATCAGAAGCGCTTGCGATGGGCAAACGTCTCCTCCTTAATGCTCACGATGGCGAACCGAACCATATTGCCCCGCTGTCGGCCGTCGCTCCGGAGTACGCGCCTGCGGACCAGCAGTTACTCTGTGCAACGTTTCTTCGACCCCCCGACACAGACGCAGACGTAGGCATAGACCCAGACGAGTTGGCCACTCAGAGTCGCACGGCGCTCGAATCGTGGTTTCCGGAGTATCGGTTTGACGATCTCACTGTTGTTCACACTGATCACGTCCAGTTTGCCCAGTTCGACCAACCGCCTGGTATCCACGCCACAGTTCCGAACGTAGCTGCACCGGACGGATCGGTCTACTTGGCTGGTGACTACACTGGATGGTCGTCTATCCAATCCGCGCTTCAGAGCGGTAGACGAGCTGCGCGTGCGATTCTAAACGAGCACAACTGA